A stretch of the uncultured Desulfobacter sp. genome encodes the following:
- a CDS encoding STAS/SEC14 domain-containing protein translates to MIEMIDIGIQEAIAYRIEGKITEDEMKTVLAVFREKIKKNEKLIIYQEVVSIGGVEFDAMIEKLKFFLAFGLSHFRKIAVVTHKKWIHKLVNLEAKFFKGIEMRGFPKEEKDQAIEFLKR, encoded by the coding sequence ATGATAGAAATGATAGATATTGGCATACAAGAAGCCATCGCTTATCGCATAGAAGGCAAGATCACAGAAGACGAAATGAAAACGGTTCTTGCTGTTTTCAGAGAAAAAATCAAGAAGAATGAGAAACTGATAATTTATCAGGAAGTGGTAAGTATCGGCGGCGTAGAGTTCGATGCAATGATAGAAAAATTAAAGTTCTTTCTTGCATTTGGACTTTCCCATTTTAGAAAGATTGCCGTTGTTACACATAAAAAATGGATTCATAAACTTGTGAATCTGGAGGCTAAATTTTTCAAAGGCATAGAAATGAGGGGATTCCCAAAGGAAGAAAAGGATCAAGCCATTGAGTTTTTGAAAAGGTGA